In Siniperca chuatsi isolate FFG_IHB_CAS linkage group LG24, ASM2008510v1, whole genome shotgun sequence, the DNA window aggaaaaaacaaagtacattaAAACACAGAGCGGAGAAAGCACCCTCTTAGCACCCATTAGCTCTGTGTCTTTATCTCCTCATGAAGAAGAGAATGAATCATTGTACTGTATGGTATCCACATATTGATTATGCTGTAAAATACAGGTATTTAAGGCCTGTATCACTGCCTTCAGTGTCTGGTGGGTTAGACCTGATGGGCAACATGAGGAACCTAATCTATCGATCGATTGCAGAAGGATTTAGGAAAAACTGTATCCCAGTCATTCTTGTGGTTACATACTGAAAAATTACTTTGAATTTCAGTCCCATTTTCCTCTGCTTTGTTTGTGGCTTGAGTTCCATTGAGGTATTAAAATGAAGTACACAAGAGGAAGGACCTGAGAAGGACAGTTTGTGAGCTAAACGCATTATATTCACGAATACTCACAGACTTTTAATACTATAAACACTGTTTATTTAAGAATTAGAAGGATCaagcttatttgttttctttgattggtcactctcatgtctgtccaatAAATATAAATGGTAGTGAGCAGGTGGTTAGCTTtgattagcataaagactggaggcagggggaaacagctagcctgaacatgttatatcttgtttaatcttttttatATCTCtgtttaatccataaaaaacaaagagtaaaagcaacacagccaTATACAATTTCCCTCTGATACCAGTCTTTGTGCTTATCGAAGATAGCAAtggtatctatcttctcatctaactctctgcaagaaagtgaataaaaataTTTCCCAAATTTCTTTAAATCATTAATTTCTATGCAGCATTTTGTAATGAAGGGAGCGATAAAATATAGAGGagtatcaaatgaaaaaaaaacctggttACCAAGTAGACGTAACATTGCAGTGGTacatctttgttttcctcatCTACAAACAGTCCTCCAATGATGTAGAGCTGGTTCCTCTGTGACGCCAGGCTGACGTGGTTACGTGGCACCTGCTCCGACATGGCTGCCAGGAAGCACTCGTTCTCGCTGACATCATATGCCACCGCCGCCGTATCATTGATCATCACAATGAAGTCACGTGCGTACATGCCGTATCTGCGGTTGTCATTTAGGAAGCCGGGAAATgggctgtcctcctcctcaccttccaCGTCGGcaccttcctccccctccttcttctTGGGTTTCTCTGGAAGTTTCCCCTTGAAGGCATCCCTGATGACCTGGATCGTCTTCTGGAGCTCCGGGTCGGCCTTGATGATCTCATCAGTCTCCACTCTGTCTTTGAAGTACTTCTCTGGCAGTAGGCGGAAGCGGATGCAGTTGAAAGCATCCTTCAGGACCTTGATGCGCTCCTTGTCCTGGCGGACCCAGGCCATGACCGCCTCAAACACCAGCTCCTCCTTCCCCACATTCAGTGAATCTCCACCGATAATGGCGAACAGTTCGTGGGCTGCGAGTTTGAGGAACTCCTCGTCTTTGTAGAGGAGCTCGAAACGATCAGCGATGTAGTTGCGTGCAGCCACAGCAAGCCTGGGACAGCTGAGCACCAGGCCCATCCTGAAAATAGCCATGCAGTTGCCTAGTGACAGCTTCTTCTGAAGGTAATTGACACAGACCGTAAAGACAGAAGGGATCTGGAATCTGTTCGCCACAGCAATTATATCCTGTACATTGTCATCGGTGAGATCAATCTCAGCCGAATAGAGGTACTGGATGATCATGTCCAGGATGGAAGGGTTGACATCCTCCAGGACCACCTCCTTGGTGTTTTCCACTTCCTTCCCATCCTCTGTGAAGAAGATCTCTCTGAAGTAAGGGCTGCAGGCGGCCATGATCAGCCGATGGCAGGGGAAGCTGCGGTCGCCTACCTTCAGAGTGCAGTCCACAAACTTGTTCTCATTGAGCAGCTCCTTCAGCCCATCCTGGAGCAGTGTGCTCTGAAAGAGGCGCAGCTCCTCCTTGATGGCGTTGGGGTCCATGGCGTGTCAGGACGGGAAACGACGGGTGAACAAGGGGGTCTGTGGAGAAAGGAAGGAGACGTCGGCCACAGGTCCTTTTGGGAGTCGGTCCTGGCTGGAAAAGGCAGAGCAAAGGTTCCCAGTGTGAAGACCTTGCAATTTAATCCCACCCCACTCTAAATATAGCTCCATCTGCCCCCTGCCTGCTTCAGCTCCAGTGGAATCTGACTGGGCCAAATCATAGCGCAGCACAGGCCTTGGCTcgagcagctgctgtcacagACTGAAAGAAGCAACTGGCTGCTCAGGCTGGGGATATGCCACCATGATTCAGCTCCCAAAGTGTCATGTGGCCGACTAACAGCGGAGACAATGCTGTCAAAGCTCTCGAATAGCTCGCCTCAAGCTGTCCATATGACTGGGAGGACATTTATAGCAGTCGCTGTCACATTCAAAAATATGTGTATGCTGTTGACTTCAGACAGATCATCCTTTTATTTATATCtgactttcattcatttgttcattttttaaattcattcagTCTATTATAGCCAAATCAACTGTACAGATTTagccttacacacacacacacacacataccaattTATACTTTGTAATTCATATACTGTGACTAAGCAACCAAGACAGTTAGTATCTATAATATAGATAATATACTTATAGTCACTATTACTACCATAGATActactagggctgcaacaaatgattatttttcttgtctataaaaagtcaaaacattttgaaaaaagcCAAAGGTACCATCTTTGaattgacaaagaaaagcagcagatactcactttgagaagctggaacaagcagATCTtgaattttttgggggggaaaattattaattttgttgtttgtgtttcaacTCTAGATTctacaaaagaaaaactaactATTGAGGAAATCCACACATGTAATTTTTAAAGTCCAGTTACCCTTTTTTGCTTATATTTCTATAGTACCGTATTATTTCTAATGATTTCTAATTTATTTGAGCTCTTCACTGTTTTTTCATCAGCttaatgtaattagttttgACAAATGCCACAATTCCTCAAAGGAACCACCAATGTCAATGAAAAAAGCGTATCTTATATTATCAAAGCATGACATTATTGAAGTAAGATTGAGCACAAAACATTGTGCTTAAAATGGACCAGAAAAGTCTGGGTACAGCAGCTGTGTGTAGAAACAGGTGAGAGCCACACATACAAGCTGTTCTGTCCACCAATCAGCATGGTTGTCCCTTTTCCCTGTGTGGTGTATTATTATCCAGCTgcttggttgtgtgtgtgtgtgtgtgtgtgtgtgtgtgtgtgtgtgtgttgctctgcagttaaaaaccttttaaaacacacttcaatCACAGAGACCATTTCAGTGCTGAATATATTTGCTCTgggttttctttcttcttgaaGAGAAATGTTGTCAATTTGCTCACAGCCACACATATTAGTACAAAATGTTAAAGCTGGCAATTAAAGAAGGCAATTACTGATGTGTCTGGATCAATAGGATCTTATATTGTTAAGTCTTATTTTTGTGGCCTGGTAAAGTGTGAGGAGTGTGTAGAGTTAGGTAACATTTCTCCTGTGGGCAGCACTAAAGATAGATCAGACTACGCCACTTGTCGAGGAGTGTCAAACATGTAATTTAAGCAGAAGGGGAGAGCAGATTCTGCGTAAGAAAGCTCTGCCACTTCCTAAAGCCACAGTAGATTAACAAAGTAAAGttctaaaacatattttataaatatgtattaattTCTGTAGAGCATTTAGGGACTGTAAGAAAATGATTGGGATGGGGAGGGGGGCTGAAGCTTGTgttgaactttaaaaaaaagcaagaccCTCCccagtgttattttattttgaccCTCCCTTTGACTGCAACACCCCCCACtaacttaaaataatattaacattacattaatatCAGTATTCAGTTGGTATAACTCATTTAACCTTTAATAAGAGAATAAAGAATTTGAGATGATGTAAccagatttaaacatttaatatctAAGTAGAAcatacattttttcacaatatgCACTACCATTATGCacattaaaagtgaaactgGCATTTACCAGATTTATGGCAAACAAACGATGTATTCCTCTTACCAAATATTCCAGCCACTATCTAAGTTTGAACCAAGAACTACTAAATGCTATGCTAATGGAAAGCTCACATTTTACGCATAATGGCATTTGGTTTTACGtgcaaaataatatatatatatatataaatacagtatcttGGTTACAGTTTGGCTAACTGTCAAATCGGCCATGGACTGAAAACGCATGGGTAAAACTGATCATACTATAAATATTCTAAACTATAAACAGCCACAGTCAACATGTTACATCTCACTACACTGATTGGTAAAACAATTGGTAATGTGATGCTTAACTTCATCATCATAATATAGTCTAACTTTATATATGATATCCGTTATCATGGAAATAAAGGAGCGACTGTAAGCTAAAGAAATATGAGAAGCACTCTTTGCTAGAGATACAATCACTCATAAGATCCatgtttattctgtttctgAAAACTGACATATTGGGTCTATTTGCTACTTATTTGATTATTATGGAAAAATAAAGCCCTGATAAAGCTTTCTGAATGCAAACAGACCACCTTCCCTTCAGCCtcaataaaaacaattcataCAGTCCCTTACCATGAATGTGATGCCtttgcacatactgtaatagTTTAGATcagatttattaaaaatgtttgacatcAAATGTTGACCATGTAATAAACAGTACAATATGGATTTATACAGTCAGTACAGCTGGGTAATATAGTGACAGACCAGTTGCTCAATAATGGAAGTAAAATTCTGCTAATACAGTATCTTGTACTGTAGTACCAACTCCAGTGACATCAGCATGTGTTACCCAGTAGAGggcagtgcgtgtgtgtgtgtgtatatgtgtgtctgtccatCAGTGTTATGTTGTAAGAATACTGCTCAAACAAACGTAGATAGTTAGTGGTAAGAGAGAAGtgaaacaatgtaaacacaaaacattgcattttcatacagaaaataaaaacaacacattcaaaTGCACAAAATTATTCCATGAAGTTACAGAGCATCagtcatttttatatataaaaaaagaaactatattTTGTTGATATAAGTAATGAGAGGCTTCATTTCTGCTGTGTTATTGGCTCTTGTAATTATGCACTAATATACCCTACAGTGATTGTTTGAGTGAAGAAATGAATAGCTACACTATGTCTTTATGGCATGTTGATCGATTGATGCAATGTATGATTCTGACATTGACAAGGTACCAGAGTGATTACTGGTCATGTTGAGCAAACAGTCCGTTTTTCACAATCTTTGCAGCGCTCACAGACTGTGTGTGGAAAGAAAATGATCATGTTCCATAGGTGTGGGAATCCCCGGGGAACtggacacacacagtgagagtgCTCATCTGTATTCCTGAGTAGGAGTGATGGAGTGTCTCCTGCGTTAGATGCtgatatgaaaacaaaacaaaacaatggaggTATCTATCAAAGCTAGGCTCTCTTTCACTGTAATTAGAGGAGTTTTACAATAAGTGCTACAGGAGGGgggcacaaagacaggaagcgaAATGTAATGGTGATACGGAACATCAGTGTACGTATATATGCCTGAGAATTATGCAGTAACTTTACATAACCCTGTGAAAAATGGCTGGTATTAGCTGCCCCTCCTTGAAGTATCTACAGCAGATGTATGGCAGATGCCTTCAGTCAGCctcctggggaaaaaaaacacatgaaaaagtcaaaacTACATTTGGAACCAATAAAATTGTTGTGGCCTCATATCGGCTGAGGAAATTGCACagaaattgaaagaaaatgacagatttGCTGGTTGGCAGGCTAGGTGTGAGTGACATAAAAGCCATTAATAAGGCAGGGATGAATCATGACAGTGTACCTGTGGATCTGGCGATCACACACGTCCTCTTGCACTCCTCCTCTGTGTCAAAGCGGTTCTTGTTGCCGTTACAGCCTCCGTACCAGAACTGGGCGCAGGCGTTGGCTTGCTTGTCATAGTACCAGCGGATGTTATAGTCCCGACATGTGCCCTGGTCCAGAACCAAGCCACAGCGAGGGTCCAAGGGTACAGTCTCTGCGGGTAAAGATGTCATACGATGGGAAAAATAAAGCTAGATCATGAAAAATGATTCACCAACTCTATTCCTTTGATGAGCTGTCCACCTAATCCCACCTCAAAGcagcctcctctgctctcttctgAGGCAACATCTGTTACTTCACCCTGCTCATAGAAAGGAGCAGATTCTATATAATCATCCACACTGCTCCTCGCTCATGACTGAGCCTGTCAATCACAAAGCACTCCATAACCTCGGAGCCAGGCCATCACTGCTTCACGCTCCTCCACTGTGGTCACTGCAGATACAGCGACTGCATTTCTAGAAAGGTCACGTTCAAGGAAAGCTGTGTCCCCGCTACCACATGTACTCTAAACACACTGGACCGGACCTTTACCTGAGCTTCATCTATCAAGTGACATCACAGCAGATCTGATCGGTCTGTCTTTGTGAAACCGGCCCCCAATGCATCTTTTACGGGTTATATTAGTTTGACACATGAGTTGGActtttagaaattaaaaaagtGATCTGAGCTGTACAAGTCTCCCCTAATACTGAATTCTATGACCATAAACCTCTAAAATCAGGGCCTGAAATTGTGAAATTTTGGACTTGTAGTGAaaggtaaaagtaaaaatccttTACTTTTACTCCTTATCGCAGACTTAAGGATAACATCTTTTTATCAAACTTCTTTTcttaaaaatgcttaaatgtAAGAGAGCTCCAGAGGTCTTTGAAGTTGGTTAATGACTGCAGTGCAGAAACAGGTGAGCACACACCTTCTGGACTTCTGGAGTAATTGTACAAAATCTCGTTTGTcatgatgaataaataatacGTTATATGAAGCAAAATGTATAATGCAGAATAGGGTAGTTTAAgcttacaatttatttttgaacatttggtaggacttttttcttgtttttgtttttttttgcatttatcagGGGTGCAAACAACAAGAAAAGCTAGCAGTGGTTTGCTCTTTGCAATCACTTTCCATACATCTTCATTGTCTGCACTTGTCACTGTGATTTCTGATTATATGATTTCTCTGGTGCACCTCCTCTATCTGCAGCAGAAATTCTTTCCTGCTCcagtttgcttttctttttgtttccatttcagccaACTGACTATTATCTCATtcgtatatacagtatatattcaaatattagAAATATATTTGTTGATAATTCCACATGATGAGGGCTACTGAATATATTTAgtatttcacacaaataaaattgacttcaaaatgtttcttgcagaacaaaatacagtatcacTGAGTAAAATGTAAGGATTTCTTAAAAGAACAAACAATATGGAAGATGGAGGGTAAATCcttgtctctgattggctgctctTAAATTCCTCTTACATTTTGCTATAAGTAGTAGGAGTAAGTCCAATAATAAATGTGTCTCATTCTTAACTTTCAGTACTTTGTTCCTCCTAAGTTGGCTTCTTAGGCCATTCTGACGTGTAATTATTAGCAGTTtgataaatgtgtgtctgtaggTTTAAGCTCAGATACGATGATCTCTAGTAGTGTTAAAGTGATTTCGACGGGACACAGCAGCTGGTTTACACAAAACCACAGCAATGAGGTTTAagtgattttgattttaaaccATAAACCCCAGCTAAGTAATGATAGAGCAACAtagtgtttaaaatgtattcatcatGATATCACCAGTGCTGCTCCAATtctgacagaaaaacaactgaCATGCTGAACATGTTCTAATTGaaaactcaaaacatttttaagttttaggtCCACCTGAAACTTGCTTCACAAATCtagctattttaaaaaattacagtaATTTGAAAAGGGCCACTGGCCAGCCTCATGTGGACGCtataataaaatgcaaatactgtTACTTGTTTGATTTCAATGGAACCTGCAGATAtgattcattttttgttgtctGAGAAGTGCCTGTGTAATTTACAGGAAACACCTTCACTTGTTCACTTTTTTTAGTTGATAGTGTTTCTCTGTAATTGCTATCAAACTGTTTTGTGAATGTCTTTTTTAAAGAGAATTTCCACTTGAGAATAAAATAGCAAATATGAAAGTATAAGAGCAGAGTAGACTGTGTGTACCTTTGGGAAGCGCTGGCCTTGGAGCAGGCACATGCTGTACAGATACACCTGAGGATGATGCAGTTCTATTTGTAGAAGAcgaagatgatgaagatgaagatgaggaggagccTCGGGTACTGGAGGAGTCCTCTCTGGAAGGAGGGACAGGTCTGAAGTCTGAGGTGTTGCGGTTAAATGTGTCCCCGCGCTCGGTTCCCCAGTTTGTCGTC includes these proteins:
- the LOC122872272 gene encoding kelch-like protein 41b, with amino-acid sequence MDPNAIKEELRLFQSTLLQDGLKELLNENKFVDCTLKVGDRSFPCHRLIMAACSPYFREIFFTEDGKEVENTKEVVLEDVNPSILDMIIQYLYSAEIDLTDDNVQDIIAVANRFQIPSVFTVCVNYLQKKLSLGNCMAIFRMGLVLSCPRLAVAARNYIADRFELLYKDEEFLKLAAHELFAIIGGDSLNVGKEELVFEAVMAWVRQDKERIKVLKDAFNCIRFRLLPEKYFKDRVETDEIIKADPELQKTIQVIRDAFKGKLPEKPKKKEGEEGADVEGEEEDSPFPGFLNDNRRYGMYARDFIVMINDTAAVAYDVSENECFLAAMSEQVPRNHVSLASQRNQLYIIGGLFVDEENKDVPLQCYVYLLDPLTSDWVALPPMPSPRCLFNIGESENLLFAVAGKDLQTNESLDTVMCYDVEKMRWSETKKLPLKIHGHAVISHKGLVYCIGGKTDDNKALNKMFVYNHKQSEWRELAAMKTPRAMFGAVVHNGKIVVAGGVNEEGLTATCEAYDFATNKWEPFTEFPQERSSVNLLSNGGSLYAVGGFAMVQMENKEVAPTEVTDVWQYEDDKKQWSGMLREMRYAAGSSCVSMRLNAARMPKL